A region of Sulfurimonas sp. DNA encodes the following proteins:
- the proB gene encoding glutamate 5-kinase, with translation MMRIVVKVGSAVLAHNDSLAFDRMGNLVNFLAELKKNNEVVLVSSGAVAAGYTKIQLDRSVITNKQALASIGQPVLMHTYAEKFSKHNIIISQVLVTAANLSKVQEINKIKNTVDTLISNGVLPIINENDATTTDELEVGDNDQLSAYITKHIDADMLIILSDIDAYYDKDPRKNTDAKILKIVNSIDKKDLDKNATPHGTFATGGIVTKLKAASYLLNNNIDTFLATGFDLKDIQSYLLDENHIGGTLFTNKGAK, from the coding sequence ATAATGCGAATAGTTGTTAAAGTTGGAAGTGCAGTTTTAGCACATAATGATTCTCTAGCCTTTGATAGAATGGGAAATCTAGTTAATTTTTTAGCAGAGTTAAAAAAAAATAATGAAGTTGTTTTAGTATCATCTGGTGCAGTTGCTGCTGGATATACTAAGATTCAACTAGATAGAAGTGTAATAACAAATAAACAAGCTTTAGCATCTATTGGTCAACCGGTGTTAATGCATACTTACGCGGAAAAATTTTCTAAACATAATATTATAATTTCTCAGGTTTTAGTAACCGCAGCAAATCTTAGTAAAGTTCAAGAAATAAACAAAATAAAAAATACTGTTGATACTCTTATCTCAAATGGTGTTTTACCTATTATAAATGAAAACGATGCAACAACTACTGATGAGTTAGAAGTTGGAGATAACGATCAGCTATCAGCATATATTACAAAACATATAGATGCTGATATGTTGATTATACTCTCTGATATAGATGCTTACTATGATAAAGATCCAAGAAAAAACACAGATGCTAAGATACTTAAAATTGTAAATAGCATTGATAAAAAAGATTTAGATAAAAATGCAACTCCACACGGTACTTTTGCAACAGGTGGAATAGTTACAAAACTAAAAGCTGCTTCATATCTTTTAAATAATAATATAGATACTTTCTTAGCAACAGGATTTGATTTAAAAGATATTCAAAGTTATCTTCTTGATGAAAATCATATAGGTGGAACACTTTTTACAAATAAAGGTGCTAAATAA
- the fmt gene encoding methionyl-tRNA formyltransferase, with protein MRPARSALGVNVIFMGTPDYAKEILQTILKTNDMNVVAVYTQPDKPVGRKKTMTPPVVKTLAQEHDIKVYQPNRLRDDEVVKELLNIKCDYIVVAAYGQILPIEILNHAPCINLHASILPAYRGASPIQQSILNNDKQTGVTAMLMDIGLDTGNILKIKKIDIDADEMVDGLFDKLTNCACELTIEVLNNFRTYTPKKQNDLKATHCKKITKKDGEIIFNNASEVYNKYRAFTPWPAIYLESGLKLKKIELLEVHSENEAGKILLVEKESIIVGCEKGSIRIFKVQPSSKKEMDISSYINGKRLNLADTLS; from the coding sequence ATGCGCCCTGCAAGAAGTGCCCTTGGGGTAAATGTTATTTTTATGGGTACTCCAGATTATGCAAAAGAAATTTTGCAAACAATTCTTAAAACAAATGACATGAATGTAGTAGCTGTTTATACTCAACCAGATAAACCTGTTGGACGAAAAAAAACAATGACTCCTCCCGTTGTTAAAACATTAGCACAAGAGCATGATATAAAAGTTTATCAGCCAAATAGACTTAGAGACGATGAAGTAGTAAAAGAACTTTTAAATATAAAATGTGATTATATTGTTGTTGCAGCTTATGGTCAAATACTTCCTATAGAGATATTAAATCACGCTCCTTGTATAAACCTACATGCTTCTATCTTGCCAGCGTATAGAGGAGCTAGTCCAATTCAACAAAGTATTCTTAATAATGATAAGCAAACGGGTGTGACCGCAATGCTTATGGATATTGGTTTAGACACAGGTAATATTTTAAAAATAAAAAAAATTGATATAGATGCTGATGAAATGGTAGATGGTTTGTTTGATAAATTGACTAATTGTGCCTGTGAGTTGACAATAGAAGTTTTAAATAATTTTAGAACATATACTCCAAAAAAACAAAATGATTTAAAAGCTACACATTGTAAAAAAATAACAAAAAAAGATGGAGAAATTATTTTTAATAATGCTAGTGAAGTATATAATAAATACAGAGCATTCACTCCATGGCCAGCAATATATTTAGAAAGTGGTTTAAAATTAAAGAAAATAGAATTACTTGAAGTTCACTCTGAAAATGAAGCAGGTAAAATTCTTTTAGTTGAAAAAGAGTCAATAATAGTTGGTTGTGAAAAAGGAAGTATCCGTATTTTTAAAGTTCAACCATCGTCTAAGAAAGAGATGGATATCTCATCATATATAAATGGAAAAAGATTAAATCTTGCAGATACTTTATCTTGA
- the obgE gene encoding GTPase ObgE, translating to MFTDSVELTVSSGKGGQGCVAFRREKFVLNGGPNGGDGGKGGDIWFKCDNNTHTLSHFQRRMHLKADGGAQGEASRMSGKSGAKKVIIVPPGTQIIDSDSGEVLFDMLKDAQEEKFLLGGKGGLGNTHFKSPTNQRPTYAQPGEKGETRAIKLDLKLIADVGLVGFPNVGKSTLISTVSNARPEIANYEFTTLTPKLGQVNIGDFESFVMADIPGIIGGAHEGKGLGIQFLRHIERTKTLLYMVDLASYRDLKEQIEVLQDEISSFSEKLGDSNFAIALTRVDIVPPDEINALVNGFLELLGLEASNSSEFNFDSEVPYFIQDSADRTLGYDNKLPYLVAAISSATSKNIEALKYGLFNLVQTNRE from the coding sequence ATGTTTACAGATAGCGTTGAATTAACAGTTTCATCTGGAAAAGGTGGACAAGGGTGTGTTGCATTTCGTCGAGAAAAGTTTGTACTAAATGGTGGTCCTAACGGTGGAGATGGTGGAAAAGGTGGCGACATCTGGTTTAAGTGTGACAATAACACACATACTCTCTCTCACTTTCAAAGAAGAATGCACTTAAAAGCAGATGGTGGTGCACAAGGTGAAGCTTCTCGTATGTCAGGAAAGTCTGGTGCGAAAAAAGTAATCATTGTTCCTCCTGGAACACAAATCATAGATTCTGATAGCGGTGAAGTTCTTTTTGACATGCTCAAAGATGCTCAAGAAGAGAAGTTCTTACTAGGTGGAAAAGGTGGGCTTGGAAATACTCACTTTAAATCACCAACTAATCAAAGACCAACTTACGCTCAACCTGGTGAAAAAGGTGAAACAAGAGCTATAAAGCTTGACCTTAAGCTAATTGCTGATGTTGGACTGGTTGGTTTTCCTAATGTTGGTAAATCTACTCTTATTTCAACTGTATCAAATGCTCGTCCAGAAATTGCAAATTACGAGTTTACAACACTTACACCAAAACTTGGTCAAGTGAATATTGGAGATTTTGAGTCATTTGTTATGGCTGATATTCCTGGAATTATTGGTGGTGCTCACGAAGGTAAAGGTCTTGGGATTCAATTTTTAAGACATATTGAAAGAACTAAAACCCTTTTATATATGGTCGATTTAGCATCATATAGAGATTTAAAAGAACAGATAGAAGTACTTCAAGATGAGATATCTTCATTTAGTGAAAAATTAGGCGATAGTAATTTTGCTATTGCTCTAACTAGAGTAGATATTGTTCCTCCTGATGAGATAAATGCTTTAGTTAATGGTTTCTTGGAACTTCTTGGTTTAGAAGCTAGTAATTCTAGTGAATTTAACTTTGATTCAGAAGTACCTTATTTCATACAGGATTCCGCAGATAGAACTTTAGGATATGATAATAAACTTCCATATCTAGTGGCAGCAATCTCTTCTGCAACTTCTAAAAATATAGAGGCTCTAAAATATGGACTTTTTAATTTAGTTCAAACAAATAGAGAATAA
- the rpmA gene encoding 50S ribosomal protein L27, which translates to MAHKKGQGSTQNNRDSAGRRLGVKKFGGEVVIPGNIIIRQRGTKVHPGKNVGMGKDHTIFALIEGVVTFERKDKKRKQVSVIAAA; encoded by the coding sequence ATGGCACATAAGAAAGGTCAAGGTAGTACACAGAATAATCGTGACTCAGCTGGTAGAAGACTTGGTGTTAAAAAATTTGGTGGTGAAGTAGTTATCCCAGGTAACATTATCATTCGTCAAAGAGGAACTAAAGTTCATCCAGGTAAAAATGTTGGAATGGGTAAAGATCATACAATATTTGCACTTATTGAAGGCGTTGTAACTTTTGAAAGAAAAGATAAAAAGCGTAAACAAGTTTCAGTAATAGCTGCTGCGTAA